The genomic window TCTTGTCGTTATTGAATGATTTGAACGTTATTTTATGgtgctttcttctttttctactcCGCGCATCCATtgattttgtttggattttatgataaaacaaagtattttcaggagctttactgtttttttttttgttttttttcttataggctAATTAGttgaaatcaaatttgaaattgtggtgaacataccaaaataaaagataaagtacttacatgtaaaatatgaagaaaaaaagcatgGTTAATTCTAAATTTgcgataatttttattttatttttgttttgtttatttttcaatccctaaatttaaaaaataagagaaaaacttgttgaaaaacaacataaaatataaagttgaTGTTTATCCTGATaaccaaaataacaaaactcaacgtaaaaaaaaacacataaattcaaaagaaaagtggatgttaaatatttttatattcatctaAATAGCATTAACAACTCTTTCATGGTTGAttgattcaataatttttaaatttactttccTAAACATAAATAGCATCTTtgaatttctcaattaaaaaaaaaattaatacaataaaatgcATCCATAACATTGGTATATTCTtctattatgttaaaaattaacttgaaatcctaCTAGTTACATAGcacgggttttaaaattaataaccaaaCTATATCTTAGATCATTTTCCTTCTAtgcaaattataaattgaagtaagagtaaaaacaaaatctattttttatttttattttaaggtattttaatttataatacttgtaaaataacaaaataataagaaagaagTTATGATATTTAAATGTGTGTTAGTTATTgcaataataatgatttttaaaagtatttttcaattgaaaaagagagaaaccaTTGTCTAGAGAAGGGAAAAATTACTGACCGAAGAAGAGATAGCTAATGACTATTATTATTGAAGTGGAATTTTCGATGAGTTATTACAACGAAAGATACCGTTGCTAAATTCGTTGAAAAATGACGACGtatcatattaaaaacaaaatcactaaataaatattttttatttttattttttattatattggtGATACTGTAAATAATTAAGAATGGGATTTTTTCTATCAGTAATTATGTTGAAaataaccaacaaaaatatcTGATCGCTATTATAACTGGTAAAAAATATTTCGTAAGTAACTCTGTtgctattttataatttgatggcAGTGTGATAAGACTAGcaataattactattttatttttatttgacaacGACCATGCAAGTAAATGCATGTCAGATTATTTATTATACTAGAAAACATGATTAATTGCACAGTATCATGCACtacataatattattattattttcatactcTCAAGTCTCAATCTTGGTAATTTCCTTGTTAATACCTCATGAGTTCTTTCGAAATATTTATTCAGAGAAGCTCATTTGAGGTCTTGAAGAACGTACGAGAGACATTTGGGAGCTCATCTGCCATGAAACTTACAAAAAGCGGCCAATCTTCGCGCTTCTTAGTGGTGGAGTCATTGCGACGACGATCCGAACCTTCAACGAATTTCCTCTCGGTGGTCAACACACCACCAATCAACTTTTTGGCTATGGTGTCTGCCAACAACCCTCAAACAATTTGCAAGGAGCAAAGTGGCTATTTGCAAGTTAGATAGCCAAGAGTTTTCTTCAGAGTCTAGCTGAAATCGATGCAGGGATTATGCAACATAgtattttacattattttctGCCTTTTGTAATATGAAATctgtaaaaagaaattgatactgctatatatatatatatataatagaatttTTGTGACAATTGTTCTATAATTATTATGTATGGATTAATTACCATGATCACAACAAGTCTTTGTCCGACAGACAATTTCTTTCTTCCTCGTGTAGATGTGTTAGTTGTCAGCACCCAaatcactttctttttctttctttttggtccAACACGCCCCAATTTAAATAACCTCTCGATCAATCTTGCGACTTAAATATTCAATGAGAGAGAGCTTTAATtcgatattttaatatattatttatgatttcttATCAAATGATGAgatgttatttaattaaatgggcgtactttttaattatatggcaGTTATTTGATCGATAGAGCTCTATGAGAAACTTGATGTTATATGATTTGtagatttaaaatttagttcTCTTATAATGAAATACCGAGTTAAAATGGAGAGagtagaaataattaaatttgcaagaaaagaaaaaaaaaaaaaggattgtcaTCGATCCTCTtacaatcataataataatcGGCTTCACTAATTAAATTTAGTAGATGGATCTCTTGAAAGGATCTCTGATCCTTTCAAGAGATCCATGGACATATATTCCTAGCTTGGCAACTAAGCTGCTGTTGAAGTCGACGGataatgacaggagcagaaatGATGAAAGGATCTTCAATGTTTTCCAGGAAAGGGTAGAAGTGAGACCGCATAATGCCATAATATTTGCACTCTCAACACACGGCgagacaataaaacaattatatagtCGAGTGGTTTAAGACACTTGTATGGATCCCCACATTGATGGGGATAATTTATGATTCAATGCCCTTGAGATACAGAAACCCGTGTGAAGAACACAACCCTCTAGAACCCAcaagaatttaataaaagaattaatgaaaaccctgtaaagaaaaaaaagtgtcatCCCCAAAACCCAAAAGTATCTACACCCTCAAATTACAGCTTTCTtctcaaaaaaatttcctttctGGCCATTGACAAGGCATGTCGCGTCCAGTCTGTGGACTGCCTCCAGGCCCCTTGAATCCATAATTATCTTGATGTGGCCTAATCACAGTTCAGTCCACACAATTCCAAGACAGGACCATCTCTTGACACAAATGGGTTTACACGAACCCACAAGAGAGTTAGGATTGAAGCCAGTAGAATTGACCATACCAAAATGATGGTGGGCATGCGATCTTGTTTCCCAAGAAGCCCTTTGAGGAAGGGGTAGAGGTGGAGGATGACCCATAAGGCAAAAAATAGCCTCCCAAACAATGGACCCCATGAATCATACCCATTGTTGATGGCGTCTGAGACCCCAACCACAACGCCAACTATGTTCATGATCAACAACGTTGTAGGAGGGATCAACAGTGATGTCCACTTGAATATGTAAAGCTCTGAGAATTCTCCATCATCCGCTCCTTTTGATGTAACAGTGAAGTTTGTACTAACACCAGCCAAAACCTTGAGCAAACCCTGGAAGAGAGCGAACAGGTGTGATGAAACACCTCCAATCACCCAAAATTGTTCATTTCTCCACCAGTCATCTATCCCGACACCACCCCACTGCATCTCGAGGATACCAGTTGCAGCTATAGATATGAAGAGGGCTATGAACACGATACTGGCATAATTACTAATCTGTACAACATAAAAGACCCGATTTAGATTGAAGTGTAGATGATTAGTAGCGGCTAGAACCACATAAAAAAGCATCATTTCCATGCTATACAACAACTACATGAAAAACAAGCTTTTTAAAGAACAATAATTCTTTCAAATCCCATGCAACCATGAGCTGATTAACAATAAGCGATCAAGCTACTTAACAGATCAGGTCTTGTAGAAAGAAGGGATGGTTGATAAACATAATAGAGCCGCAACAGATCATAACAGAAACACGTTTTCAGTTTTGCTACTTGAAAACAAGTCTtaaagttgaaagaaaaatttcCTCGCATCACTTGCACATCCAATAACCAATAAACAATGAGATTTGAACATTTTAGGAAGAATAACCAACTTTTATCAAGAATAACTATGTTTCAATTTTCCAACTGGATGTAATAACACAAAGCGGGGTGTTACCTCAGGAACAATGAATTTCCCAGTGAGAAGGCATATAGCTGGTAGTGTACAGTAGACAAGCAAGGGAATGGATGTCCAAGGATACACAACTGAGTTTATGTACGAAAATCGTTCCAACCACTTCAATCCACCCCCATAACCATACCAAATTGGACAGTGTCTACTGAAGAAAATCTCAACAGAACCGAGGGCCCACCGAAGAACCTGGTGTAGACGATCTGACAGATTAATTGGAGCTGACCCCTTAAATGCAGGCCGCTTAGGTATGCAGTAAACAGACCGCCATCCATGGCAGTGCATCTTGAATCCTGTCAAGATATCTTCTGTAACAGAGCCATATATCCAGCCAACCTGGTTCAGTACATAAATTTTAGATGATATGTGGGAGATAAAAGCACAACTTTCTTATGGTGGGTTTGAACAGTTCAAGTCTCTTTGTTTTCACTTACTTCCTTTCCCCATTCTGTTTTATCTTCATAACCACAGCTGATAACTTGGATGGCTTCTCTCAACAGTGATGCAGGAGATGCATCCCGAGGAACTCCACCATTCTCCAGAAGAGTGGAAACTGCAAACACTGGAGATTGCCCAAACTTCTTTTCCAGCTTCATTTGGGATGTTTCAGAAGATTTTTCAGAAGTTGATTCTGCAATATCAGCCAACTCTTAGAGatctaaaatttaaacacagatgaataaaacacaatggGTGCAGTAGCTTAGTAAAACCTTCAGttccttcaatattttcaaGGGCATGTATCTGCTTTGATGCTTCCCTGTTCTTtgacttcttcttctccttctttggctttgatttcttgttttttctggACCCACACCATAGATAGCACCATTTTGGCAAACAGTTGCAAGTCTTCCCAGGGGGTTTCTTCTTGACAGGTGCATCATAACCATAGAGTGCTTGCTTCCGAAAAACACACCCAGTTCCAACATATATTGGTCCTTGTAAACCATCTAATCCTTTCATATTTATCTGTTTTCAATTAGGAGATTAGCTTTTCCATCATAGTCAATAACGTCATAACAGAAAAGAAGATGCAGGAAAGCGAAATACACATACATCAAAGAATACAACGTTCCGATTTGAGTATCTATCATGACGATCAATGCCATCAAATCGTTGAGGAAACTGCACATAACAAACTTTTTTCCCTGATGTTGGATCCATCATGAAACACATGGCTTCTCTAAGTGCTCTgctattgttaatataatgGTCACAATCAACATTCAGAAGATAAGGGGCATTTGACAGAACTGCAGAGACCCGCACCTATTACAATCATAAAAGAATAGACAAAGCTTATTAGTTCTTGGCCACATGTTAAATGTTAGATAAGGCATGTAACAGAACAAAAAAAGCCTATCCATAGATGTTAAGAATATACAAGTCATCCAACATCCATCGCTTACCAGTGCATTCATGGCCCCAGCCTTCTTATGGTGTTCAAACCCTGGTCTCTTCTCACGAGAAACATAAACCAGACGAGGTAACTCGCATCCTTCCACATCACGAACTCCACTTTGACCAAGGAAAACCTGCAAAGAAAAGAGCATTTTCTTTACATGGCACACGAGTGAATCCCTACAATTTACAGTACCTAATCCTCTACTTGAGTGGCGTAAACCCCATAATTAGTGAGGGAATCTAGTAACTTTTAGACTGACTAGTCACTTGACAACAGTATGTGGAGCAAGAACTGTAGAATTGGTACAATCAGCATGTCAAAAGCAATTTGGATGACAGAATTTCAGGAAACATGACAGGTAGCTGGTAAGAGTAGCACCTTGATAAATCACAAATTCTGCTTCGACAAGTAACAAACCCAGCAAACAACAAAATAGTAAAGACAAAAGTAACATCATGCttaccaaaaaatacaaaaggaaCAACAAAGCATAAGCATCAAATgtcaggataaaaaaacatggtgcGTTTATCAAGGAAAAATGACTAATTTTTACCTGAACATACATTATTTTGCAATCGGCAAATCAAGAAATCAGAATCAATACTTTTATAAAGAATCGTAATCTTACCTGAATCATGCCAGGATGGTCTCGTACATTGTTTCCAGGCCATGGAGTTCCATCTTGCATTGTCCAACCATCTTCCGGAACCTTTTGTGCTGTGGAAACCAACCCATTTATCCTCACTTTGAATTCTTCATATTCTCTCTGAACCAAAAATAGAACCAAATAGAATCATGAGCTAATATTGAGAAATAATCATCATGTCACTGAACTAAATTTTATGTAAGTTTTGAGAATGTACATCAGTTTGGAATTCTAATCCAGTAAAACTTAGATCAACATGGATCTTAATGAAGAGAAATCGCTAACCTTCATGGCACGCCTTTCCCTGACAAATGctggatgaactttatttttcaaatagtcAATCTTCTGAGAAAAATACCACTCAGGGGCACGGGGCTCGATGTT from Populus trichocarpa isolate Nisqually-1 chromosome 5, P.trichocarpa_v4.1, whole genome shotgun sequence includes these protein-coding regions:
- the LOC7486352 gene encoding cellulose synthase A catalytic subunit 2 [UDP-forming], translated to MNTGGRLIAGSHNRNEFVLINADENARIKSVKELSGQVCQICGDEIEITVDGEPFVACNECAFPVCRPCYEYERREGNQACPQCKTRYKRLKGSPRVEGDEEEDDTDDLEHEFDYGNLDGLSPEQVAEAMLSSRINTGRASHSNTYGIPTQGELDSSPLSSKIPLLTYGEEDAEISSDRHALIVPPHMSHGNRVHPTSFSDPSIPSQPRPMVPKKDIAVYGYGSVAWKDRMEDWKKRQNDKLQVVKHEGGYDGGNFEGDELDDPDLPMMDEGRQPLSRKLPIPSSKINPYRMIIILRLVILGIFFHYRILHPVNDAYGLWLTSVICEIWFGVSWILDQFPKWYPIERETYLDRLSLRYEKEGKPSELASVDIFVSTVDPMKEPPLITANTVLSILAVDYPVDKVACYVSDDGAAMLTFEALSETSEFARKWVPFCKKFNIEPRAPEWYFSQKIDYLKNKVHPAFVRERRAMKREYEEFKVRINGLVSTAQKVPEDGWTMQDGTPWPGNNVRDHPGMIQVFLGQSGVRDVEGCELPRLVYVSREKRPGFEHHKKAGAMNALVRVSAVLSNAPYLLNVDCDHYINNSRALREAMCFMMDPTSGKKVCYVQFPQRFDGIDRHDRYSNRNVVFFDINMKGLDGLQGPIYVGTGCVFRKQALYGYDAPVKKKPPGKTCNCLPKWCYLWCGSRKNKKSKPKKEKKKSKNREASKQIHALENIEGTEESTSEKSSETSQMKLEKKFGQSPVFAVSTLLENGGVPRDASPASLLREAIQVISCGYEDKTEWGKEVGWIYGSVTEDILTGFKMHCHGWRSVYCIPKRPAFKGSAPINLSDRLHQVLRWALGSVEIFFSRHCPIWYGYGGGLKWLERFSYINSVVYPWTSIPLLVYCTLPAICLLTGKFIVPEISNYASIVFIALFISIAATGILEMQWGGVGIDDWWRNEQFWVIGGVSSHLFALFQGLLKVLAGVSTNFTVTSKGADDGEFSELYIFKWTSLLIPPTTLLIMNIVGVVVGVSDAINNGYDSWGPLFGRLFFALWVILHLYPFLKGLLGKQDRMPTIILVWSILLASILTLLWVRVNPFVSRDGPVLELCGLNCD